One Deinococcus radiopugnans ATCC 19172 DNA segment encodes these proteins:
- a CDS encoding KH domain-containing protein produces MKSDPTDLTLFLAQSVVDQPSLVRVVKRGPTVMVRVAPGEEGRLIGRQGRVIQAIRTLVRAASDPRERVNVDLDAPRKG; encoded by the coding sequence ATGAAGAGCGATCCGACTGACCTGACCCTGTTCCTGGCACAAAGTGTGGTGGATCAGCCGTCGCTGGTGCGCGTGGTCAAGCGCGGCCCCACCGTCATGGTGCGCGTCGCCCCCGGCGAGGAAGGCCGCTTGATCGGACGGCAGGGCCGCGTCATTCAGGCGATCCGCACGCTGGTGCGCGCCGCCAGCGATCCCCGCGAGCGCGTGAACGTCGATCTGGACGCCCCGCGCAAGGGTTGA
- the trmD gene encoding tRNA (guanosine(37)-N1)-methyltransferase TrmD, producing the protein MLTFSFLTLFPELLAPFAGEAILGKARERGLLHVNLVHLRDFSDNRHLKVDDTPYGGGAGMVIRVDVAERALASLPPADEVILLTPAGQPFTQAVAEELAQKAHLAFLCGRYEGFDARTEGLVTRELSIGDFVMMGGEAAAACVLEAVARLRPGVIGDPESHRTDSFSSGLLDYPEYTRPPEWRGQSVPEVLRGGNHGAVARWRREQALARTLARRPDLLPGAALTPQDTQTLLELGASAPQLQAWNAPPPPPPRRARRVKKNGGSEQSG; encoded by the coding sequence ATGTTAACCTTCTCGTTTTTAACCCTTTTTCCGGAGCTGCTGGCCCCCTTCGCGGGCGAGGCGATTCTCGGCAAGGCCAGGGAACGCGGACTGCTGCACGTGAATCTGGTGCACCTGCGCGACTTCTCGGACAACCGGCACCTGAAAGTCGATGACACGCCCTACGGCGGCGGCGCGGGCATGGTGATCCGGGTGGACGTGGCCGAGCGCGCCCTCGCCAGCCTGCCCCCGGCGGACGAGGTGATCCTGCTGACCCCGGCGGGGCAGCCCTTTACCCAGGCGGTGGCCGAGGAACTGGCGCAAAAAGCCCATCTGGCGTTTTTGTGCGGGCGCTACGAGGGCTTCGACGCCCGCACCGAGGGTCTGGTCACCCGTGAGCTGAGCATCGGCGACTTCGTGATGATGGGCGGCGAGGCGGCGGCGGCCTGCGTGCTGGAAGCGGTGGCCCGCCTGCGGCCCGGCGTGATCGGTGACCCCGAGTCGCACCGCACCGACAGCTTCAGCAGCGGCCTGCTGGACTACCCTGAATACACCCGCCCGCCCGAATGGCGCGGCCAGAGCGTCCCGGAGGTGCTGCGCGGCGGCAACCACGGCGCAGTGGCCCGCTGGCGGCGGGAGCAGGCGCTGGCCCGAACGCTGGCGCGGCGCCCCGACTTGCTGCCGGGCGCGGCGCTGACGCCGCAGGACACCCAGACGCTGCTGGAGCTGGGCGCGTCGGCGCCGCAGTTGCAGGCCTGGAACGCCCCGCCGCCCCCCCCACCCAGACGGGCCAGACGTGTGAAAAAGAATGGTGGCAGCGAACAATCCGGCTGA
- a CDS encoding lipid II:glycine glycyltransferase FemX, whose product MRLKLLETTDPRVYDDAVRSMPITSALQGWGYGEARRVLGQIPMRFLIVDDSGRTVGALQLLRKRLVPGFSTLYAPRGPALESLELLPAVAEAVRAIAKPGDALLKIEPPVPISAGPLPAEEGSQIPEAYGPFRRAESEQPEHTILADLSRTEDELFAGLHSMARRNVRTAQKLGVVAGRDDDFGAFWEIFTATNERAKLGAYPRAYYETLLREGNAHGGEAYLVLSRHQGKALAGGFFLGMGSGTYYLFGGSVRDDRVDEAGKPLKDSKAPDAFYWNAMLDAKARGYTLFDFWGIPRVLDEEKHSFGVFKMKLKFSEQRAWYPAYDLPLNAAAPAIVKALRWRKTQNNKRKRGSAEDVL is encoded by the coding sequence GTGCGCCTGAAGCTCCTGGAAACCACCGATCCGCGCGTTTACGACGACGCCGTGCGGAGTATGCCGATCACCAGCGCCCTGCAGGGCTGGGGCTACGGCGAGGCGCGGCGGGTGCTGGGCCAGATCCCCATGCGTTTTCTGATCGTGGACGACTCGGGGCGCACGGTAGGGGCACTGCAACTGCTGCGCAAGCGGCTGGTGCCGGGCTTCAGCACGCTGTACGCGCCGCGCGGCCCGGCGCTGGAAAGCCTGGAGTTGCTGCCCGCCGTGGCCGAGGCGGTGAGGGCAATCGCCAAGCCGGGCGACGCCCTGCTGAAGATCGAGCCGCCCGTGCCGATCAGTGCTGGGCCGCTGCCCGCCGAGGAGGGCAGCCAGATTCCAGAGGCTTACGGCCCGTTCCGCCGCGCCGAGTCCGAGCAGCCCGAACACACCATCCTGGCGGACCTGAGCCGCACAGAGGACGAACTGTTCGCCGGCCTGCACAGCATGGCCCGCCGCAACGTCCGCACCGCGCAGAAGCTGGGCGTGGTGGCGGGCCGCGACGACGACTTCGGTGCCTTCTGGGAGATCTTCACCGCCACCAACGAGCGGGCCAAACTGGGCGCGTATCCCCGCGCGTACTACGAAACCCTGCTGCGCGAGGGCAACGCCCACGGCGGCGAGGCGTACCTCGTGCTGTCGCGGCACCAGGGCAAGGCGCTGGCGGGGGGCTTTTTCCTGGGCATGGGCAGCGGCACGTATTACCTGTTCGGCGGCAGCGTGCGCGACGACCGCGTGGACGAGGCGGGCAAGCCGCTGAAAGACAGCAAGGCCCCCGACGCCTTCTACTGGAACGCCATGCTGGACGCCAAGGCACGCGGCTACACGTTGTTCGATTTCTGGGGTATTCCGCGTGTTCTGGACGAGGAGAAGCACTCGTTCGGGGTGTTCAAGATGAAACTGAAATTCAGCGAGCAGCGGGCGTGGTACCCCGCCTACGATCTGCCGCTGAATGCTGCCGCCCCGGCCATCGTCAAGGCCCTGCGCTGGCGCAAGACGCAGAACAACAAGCGCAAGCGCGGCAGTGCTGAGGACGTGCTGTAG
- a CDS encoding phosphoribosyltransferase: MTQAPFHNRQDAGRQLGAHLIGLHPWPDTVVLGLPRGGVPVAAGVARALGAPLDIFVVRKLGLPGHAEVAMGAIAPGGVRVLNDELVRGLGVSAGAIAAAEAREAAELARREAVYRAGRAPLGLAGQTALLIDDGVATGFTLRAALQAVRALLPPPLAPARVAVAVPVAPPETCRELESLADEVICLHTPPGFSAVGQFYRDFAQTTDAEVRACLDRAHDP, encoded by the coding sequence ATGACCCAGGCCCCCTTCCACAACCGCCAGGACGCCGGACGGCAGCTCGGTGCCCACCTGATCGGCCTGCACCCCTGGCCGGATACCGTGGTCCTGGGCCTGCCGCGCGGGGGCGTGCCGGTGGCCGCCGGGGTGGCCCGTGCGCTGGGCGCCCCACTGGATATCTTCGTGGTCCGCAAATTGGGATTGCCGGGCCACGCCGAGGTGGCGATGGGGGCCATCGCGCCCGGCGGCGTGCGCGTGCTGAACGATGAGCTGGTGCGGGGCCTGGGCGTGTCGGCAGGGGCCATCGCCGCCGCCGAGGCCCGCGAGGCTGCGGAGCTGGCCCGCCGCGAGGCGGTGTACCGGGCGGGCCGCGCGCCTCTGGGGCTGGCCGGACAGACCGCACTGCTAATCGACGACGGCGTGGCCACCGGCTTTACCCTGCGGGCGGCCCTGCAGGCGGTGCGGGCCTTGCTCCCCCCTCCTCTGGCCCCTGCCCGCGTGGCGGTGGCCGTCCCGGTGGCCCCGCCCGAAACCTGCCGGGAGCTGGAGTCGCTGGCCGACGAGGTGATCTGCCTGCACACCCCACCTGGGTTCTCCGCGGTGGGGCAGTTCTACCGCGACTTCGCCCAGACGACCGACGCCGAGGTCCGCGCCTGTCTGGACCGCGCCCACGACCCCTGA
- a CDS encoding erythromycin esterase family protein — translation MTQPDDTITRVLQAAAHPLSGASSDYDGLLERTGDARFVLIGEASHGTHEFYRERARLTRRLIDERGFTAVAVEADWPDAYRVNRYVRGQGEDGGALTALGDFERFPRWMWRNEDVQDFVAWLRDHNRRRPGQMVGFYGLDLYSLHRSLAAVIGYLESVDPEAADRARRRYACFEEFGDNPQAYGYATEYGRWEPCEDQAVAQLLELRRREAELARGGILAEDEHFYAEQNARLAANAETYYRSMFRGRDQSWNIRDSHMAETLAALLRHGEGQGRPQKIVVWAHNSHLGDARASEMGWRRGELSLGQLVRERWPEDTFIVGQTTHAGRVTASDGWDAPARARTVRPGLEGSLEDLLHRVGAGGSQNFWLDLRDQAVAASLGAERLQRFIGVIYAPQTERYSHYVHTCPARMYDALLHFDHTAALVPLDRTPGEQPAREVPDTFPTGE, via the coding sequence ATGACCCAGCCCGACGACACCATCACCCGCGTCCTGCAGGCGGCGGCCCATCCGTTGAGCGGCGCCTCCAGCGATTATGACGGCCTGCTGGAGCGCACCGGAGACGCCCGTTTCGTCCTGATCGGCGAGGCGTCGCACGGCACGCACGAGTTCTACCGCGAGCGCGCCCGTCTGACGCGCCGCCTGATCGACGAACGCGGCTTCACGGCCGTGGCGGTGGAGGCCGACTGGCCCGACGCCTACCGCGTGAACCGCTACGTGCGCGGTCAGGGCGAGGACGGCGGCGCCCTAACCGCGCTGGGCGACTTCGAACGCTTCCCGCGCTGGATGTGGCGCAACGAGGACGTGCAGGACTTCGTGGCGTGGCTGCGGGATCACAATCGGCGGCGGCCGGGGCAGATGGTGGGCTTCTACGGCCTGGACCTGTACAGCCTGCACCGCTCGCTGGCTGCGGTGATCGGGTACCTGGAGAGCGTGGACCCGGAAGCGGCGGACCGGGCCAGACGGCGCTACGCCTGCTTCGAGGAGTTCGGCGACAACCCGCAGGCCTACGGCTACGCCACCGAGTATGGGCGCTGGGAGCCTTGCGAGGATCAGGCCGTCGCGCAGCTGCTGGAACTGCGGCGGCGTGAGGCCGAGCTGGCACGCGGCGGCATTCTGGCCGAGGACGAACACTTCTACGCCGAGCAGAACGCCCGCCTGGCCGCCAACGCCGAAACGTACTACCGCTCGATGTTCCGGGGGCGTGACCAGTCGTGGAACATCCGCGACTCGCATATGGCCGAGACCCTGGCCGCCCTGCTGAGACACGGCGAGGGCCAGGGCCGTCCGCAGAAGATCGTGGTCTGGGCGCACAACTCGCATCTGGGCGACGCGCGGGCCAGCGAGATGGGCTGGCGGCGCGGCGAACTGAGCCTGGGGCAGCTGGTGCGCGAGCGCTGGCCGGAGGACACCTTCATCGTCGGGCAGACCACCCACGCGGGCCGCGTGACCGCCTCGGACGGCTGGGACGCGCCCGCCCGGGCCAGGACGGTGCGCCCCGGACTGGAAGGCAGTCTGGAAGACCTGCTGCACAGGGTAGGGGCGGGCGGCAGTCAAAACTTCTGGCTGGATCTGCGCGATCAGGCCGTGGCGGCCAGCCTGGGCGCCGAACGGTTGCAACGCTTTATCGGCGTGATCTACGCCCCGCAGACCGAGCGTTACAGCCACTACGTCCACACCTGCCCGGCGAGGATGTACGACGCCCTGCTGCACTTCGACCACACGGCGGCGCTGGTGCCGCTGGACCGCACGCCGGGCGAGCAACCAGCCCGCGAGGTCCCGGACACCTTTCCGACCGGCGAGTAG
- a CDS encoding S8 family serine peptidase → MTNKIAALSLLTLGLLSACSNTAPTADVPSTPPPAATPVAQERFVQVAMVPLQAGDTPQSLAAAVGGAVLSWAEDGCSSGDEINCMAIMGLKSQADGQPLRAQSDRTMYIEPNKDVFGGGGKMTATMGGRISMWAGGRISMWAGGRISMWAGGQFTQLPENTKLWQKIRLEEAQHMAPKLGAGVTVAVIDTGLDLQHPAFSNSLSAPSTWYDFYDGDTMPQDEGTFGVGGYGHGSNVAGIVLQVAPGAKIMPLRVLGSDGSGDVIMVARAILWAADHGANVINLSLGSSENSKIVQDAIKKVTRSRVLVVSSAGNSNLNKITYPAADATAKDSGDYSLSVGSVDLNDVKSSFSNYSDKLKLVAPGENVYAPAPDGRMAAWSGTSMAAPMASGGLALALGQQLASGELIEEMTENAADIYKISANNPYKDKLGEKGRLDLVRFLDSASDD, encoded by the coding sequence ATGACGAACAAGATTGCCGCTCTCAGCCTGTTGACGCTTGGTCTGCTGTCTGCATGTTCCAACACGGCCCCTACTGCCGACGTGCCCAGCACGCCCCCCCCTGCCGCTACGCCTGTTGCCCAGGAACGCTTTGTCCAGGTTGCTATGGTTCCCCTTCAGGCCGGGGATACGCCGCAGAGCCTGGCCGCTGCCGTGGGCGGCGCGGTGTTGAGCTGGGCTGAAGACGGGTGTTCTAGCGGCGACGAGATCAATTGCATGGCCATCATGGGCCTGAAGTCGCAGGCGGACGGCCAGCCCCTGCGTGCCCAGAGTGACCGGACGATGTACATCGAGCCGAACAAGGATGTTTTCGGCGGCGGCGGAAAAATGACGGCCACGATGGGCGGACGAATCAGCATGTGGGCGGGCGGACGAATCAGCATGTGGGCGGGTGGACGAATCAGCATGTGGGCGGGTGGACAATTCACTCAGCTACCCGAGAACACCAAGCTGTGGCAGAAGATTCGCTTGGAAGAAGCGCAGCACATGGCCCCCAAGTTGGGCGCGGGTGTTACCGTGGCCGTCATCGACACTGGTCTGGACCTCCAGCATCCTGCCTTCAGCAATTCACTCTCGGCTCCATCCACTTGGTATGACTTCTACGATGGTGACACGATGCCACAAGACGAGGGCACCTTCGGCGTCGGCGGCTACGGGCATGGCAGCAATGTCGCGGGCATCGTCTTGCAGGTGGCCCCAGGCGCAAAGATTATGCCACTGCGTGTTCTCGGCTCGGACGGTTCCGGGGACGTGATCATGGTGGCGCGGGCGATCCTGTGGGCCGCCGACCACGGGGCCAACGTCATCAACTTGAGCCTGGGCAGCAGTGAGAACTCAAAGATTGTGCAGGACGCCATTAAAAAGGTCACGCGCAGCAGAGTGCTGGTGGTGTCATCAGCAGGAAACAGCAACCTGAACAAGATCACCTATCCGGCAGCGGACGCAACGGCCAAAGACAGTGGCGATTACAGCCTGAGTGTCGGCAGCGTCGATCTGAACGACGTCAAGTCCAGCTTCTCCAACTACTCGGACAAACTGAAACTGGTGGCCCCCGGCGAAAACGTGTATGCCCCGGCACCGGACGGACGGATGGCGGCCTGGAGCGGCACCTCGATGGCCGCGCCGATGGCGAGCGGCGGTCTGGCACTGGCACTGGGACAGCAGCTCGCTTCAGGGGAACTGATCGAGGAGATGACCGAGAATGCGGCGGACATCTACAAAATCAGTGCCAACAATCCGTATAAGGACAAGCTGGGGGAAAAGGGCCGTCTGGATCTGGTGCGGTTCCTCGACTCTGCCAGCGACGACTGA
- a CDS encoding peptidylprolyl isomerase: MAGYYQLNRDALSREAEACVKHILVPTEAEAKAIVAELKGGADFAKIAAEKSQDPGSAPQGGDLGCFGPGQMVDTFDKASFSGPVGEVQTVKSDFGYHVLVVTKRTDAGVPPLAEAAPLIRQQLSGEAAQKYLDSQIARLNTEAFPEVVTLPVSE; this comes from the coding sequence GTGGCCGGGTATTATCAGCTGAACCGCGACGCGCTGAGCCGCGAGGCCGAAGCCTGCGTCAAGCACATCCTGGTGCCCACCGAGGCCGAGGCCAAGGCCATTGTGGCGGAATTGAAAGGTGGCGCGGACTTCGCCAAGATCGCCGCCGAGAAGAGCCAGGACCCTGGCAGCGCGCCGCAGGGCGGTGACCTGGGCTGCTTTGGTCCGGGGCAGATGGTGGACACCTTCGACAAGGCCAGCTTCAGCGGGCCAGTCGGCGAGGTTCAGACGGTGAAGTCGGACTTCGGGTACCACGTTCTGGTGGTCACCAAGCGCACCGACGCAGGCGTACCCCCGCTGGCCGAGGCCGCGCCGCTGATCCGCCAACAGTTGTCCGGCGAGGCCGCTCAGAAGTACCTGGATTCCCAGATCGCCCGTCTGAACACTGAGGCCTTCCCAGAAGTGGTCACGCTGCCTGTCAGCGAATAA
- a CDS encoding HD domain-containing phosphohydrolase — protein MTISRRSTSAPPPGPPQTQLQALQRAIPELLDVDPAQALALAQTCCALAGTPGSSEAAESQVLLGRALLASGQQAEALAAFCRSTEHFERLDQPIAGAEAHSLAGKLQLDLGRFDEAAWHLEQAVRLAQNEPEGQGIQATALNHLAIVNHHQGRVTEALGLLHQALQLREDEQHVTGQIHCLINISNIQMWFGQYDEAVRSLTRAYTLYKTQPADLKLETPILHNLAHVHSMRGDNDLAIEVMEAAYKSAVGSGDRRMQATASLNLGMCCLDAQQFDRALEYLQLALKLSRELRYQVGELSALDSLGNLYSQTGELALASQTIREALVIALEIGSKQGELEVRLQLGRLHLRQGELDAAHQELNAALELAVGIQSVKEQAEAHEALAEYFERRGSLAEALTHSRELTRIERELFNAERDRQTRNLSIQFEVERARHDAEIYRVRTDVEHEGRQRAEEQVRVRTAELARAQQEVVTRLAMAAEYRDDTTGEHTRRVGRTSARIALALGWPEGRANVLGIAARLHDVGKIGIPDSVLLKSGKLDSAEFRQMQTHTLIGARILSGGRSELLRLAEEIALTHHERWDGSGYPRGLQATQIPLSGRIVALADVFDALTQVRPYKAAWSTQEALDEIRRQTGSHFDPDLVETAVEVLTQPDTHSGDWGEEPLPLEQEDASHVLTVFEQLLVERTRELEQARQEAERLALTDSLTELGNRRALEQRLERTLRQSAESRAPFTVLSFDLDGLKAVNDAQGHAQGDRFLQAFALSLTQAFGEAGLAYRIGGDEFAIVTTQPLDEAALRDRLGQVHEQLRCQGFEDASASMGHAQYPQDAQTAGDLLRLSDQRMYHRKLSRRRGMH, from the coding sequence ATGACCATCAGCCGCCGCTCCACGTCTGCGCCGCCACCTGGGCCGCCCCAGACCCAGCTTCAGGCCCTGCAACGCGCCATCCCCGAATTACTGGACGTCGATCCGGCGCAGGCGCTGGCGCTGGCGCAGACCTGCTGCGCTCTGGCCGGGACTCCCGGTTCCAGTGAGGCTGCCGAAAGCCAGGTGTTGCTGGGCCGGGCACTCCTGGCCAGTGGTCAGCAAGCGGAGGCGCTGGCTGCGTTCTGCCGCAGCACCGAGCATTTTGAACGACTGGACCAACCCATTGCCGGGGCCGAGGCCCACAGCCTTGCGGGCAAGCTGCAGCTTGATCTCGGACGGTTCGATGAGGCCGCATGGCATCTGGAACAGGCGGTTCGTCTCGCGCAGAACGAGCCAGAGGGCCAGGGCATCCAGGCAACGGCGCTGAACCATCTTGCCATCGTCAACCACCATCAGGGCAGGGTGACGGAAGCCCTTGGGCTGTTGCATCAGGCCCTGCAACTGCGGGAAGACGAGCAGCACGTCACGGGGCAGATTCACTGCCTGATCAACATCAGCAATATTCAGATGTGGTTCGGGCAGTACGATGAGGCCGTCAGGTCACTGACCCGCGCTTACACGCTTTACAAAACGCAACCGGCCGACCTCAAGCTGGAAACCCCCATCCTGCACAATCTGGCCCACGTCCACAGCATGCGGGGGGACAACGACCTGGCCATTGAGGTGATGGAGGCGGCCTATAAGTCTGCGGTGGGGTCTGGGGACCGGCGGATGCAGGCCACGGCCAGCCTTAACCTCGGCATGTGCTGTCTAGACGCGCAACAGTTTGACCGCGCACTCGAATACTTGCAGCTGGCCCTGAAACTAAGCCGAGAGCTGAGGTACCAAGTGGGCGAGTTGAGCGCGCTGGACAGCCTAGGCAACCTGTACAGTCAGACCGGAGAACTCGCGCTGGCCTCGCAGACCATCCGTGAGGCGCTGGTGATCGCGCTGGAGATCGGCTCCAAGCAGGGTGAACTGGAAGTCCGCTTGCAGTTGGGGCGGCTGCATCTGCGCCAGGGCGAGCTGGATGCGGCCCATCAGGAGCTGAACGCGGCCCTGGAACTGGCTGTCGGCATCCAGTCGGTCAAGGAGCAGGCTGAGGCCCATGAGGCGCTGGCCGAGTATTTCGAGCGGCGCGGCAGTCTGGCCGAGGCACTGACCCACAGCCGCGAGCTGACCCGTATCGAGCGTGAACTGTTCAATGCCGAGCGTGACCGGCAGACCCGCAACCTCAGTATCCAGTTCGAGGTCGAGCGTGCCCGGCACGACGCCGAGATCTACCGGGTCCGCACCGACGTGGAGCATGAGGGCCGGCAACGCGCCGAGGAGCAGGTGCGCGTGCGGACTGCCGAGCTGGCCCGCGCCCAGCAGGAAGTGGTGACGCGGCTGGCCATGGCCGCCGAATACCGTGACGACACCACCGGGGAACACACCCGGCGGGTGGGGCGCACCTCGGCCCGGATTGCGCTGGCCCTGGGCTGGCCGGAGGGGCGGGCCAACGTGCTGGGCATCGCGGCGCGGCTGCACGACGTGGGCAAGATCGGCATTCCCGACAGCGTGCTGCTCAAATCGGGCAAGCTGGACAGCGCCGAATTCCGCCAGATGCAGACCCACACCCTGATCGGGGCGCGCATCCTGTCGGGCGGACGCTCGGAACTGCTGCGGCTGGCCGAGGAAATTGCCCTGACCCACCACGAGCGCTGGGACGGCAGCGGCTACCCGCGGGGGCTGCAGGCCACCCAGATTCCGCTGTCTGGCCGGATCGTGGCGCTGGCCGACGTGTTCGATGCCCTGACCCAGGTGCGGCCCTACAAGGCGGCCTGGAGCACGCAGGAGGCGCTGGACGAGATTCGCCGGCAGACCGGGAGTCACTTCGATCCGGATCTGGTGGAGACGGCCGTGGAGGTCCTGACGCAGCCCGACACCCACAGCGGCGACTGGGGCGAGGAACCGTTGCCACTGGAGCAGGAGGACGCCAGCCATGTGCTGACGGTCTTCGAGCAACTGCTGGTGGAGCGCACCCGAGAACTGGAGCAGGCCCGGCAGGAGGCCGAGCGGCTGGCCCTGACCGACAGCCTGACCGAACTGGGCAACCGCCGGGCGCTGGAGCAAAGACTGGAGCGCACCCTCAGGCAGTCTGCCGAGAGCCGCGCCCCGTTCACCGTCCTCTCCTTTGATCTCGACGGCCTCAAGGCCGTGAACGACGCACAGGGGCACGCGCAGGGCGACCGGTTCCTTCAGGCGTTCGCGCTGTCGCTTACTCAGGCGTTCGGCGAGGCGGGTCTGGCCTACCGGATCGGCGGCGACGAGTTTGCCATCGTGACCACCCAACCGCTTGACGAGGCCGCGCTGCGAGACCGCCTGGGACAGGTTCACGAGCAGTTGCGGTGCCAGGGCTTCGAGGACGCCAGCGCCAGCATGGGACACGCCCAGTACCCGCAGGATGCCCAGACAGCCGGCGACCTGCTGAGGCTCAGCGATCAGCGGATGTACCACCGCAAGCTCTCCCGGCGGCGCGGGATGCATTGA
- a CDS encoding LON peptidase substrate-binding domain-containing protein → MTVPLFPLPNLVLFPGVVLPLYVFEQRYRALLAQTQASGEPFGIVQILDTSEEIPTPFHERVSRVGTLAHLQQAETHEDGTSTIVVVGGERFTVEAFDFSHPYLSAEVRLWPLEAAPPGQEQVVQASARKLLSDLLRLRPAEADLIRANAPEDPTLLASFAANLLPGLGGQGREDALRAPGLLDRLDVLLGAVPRDMKLMN, encoded by the coding sequence ATGACCGTTCCCCTGTTTCCCCTGCCCAACCTGGTGCTGTTCCCAGGCGTGGTGCTGCCGCTGTACGTCTTTGAACAGCGCTACCGTGCGTTGCTCGCGCAGACGCAGGCCAGCGGCGAGCCGTTCGGCATCGTGCAGATCCTGGACACCTCGGAGGAGATCCCGACGCCCTTTCATGAGCGGGTTTCCAGGGTAGGCACGCTGGCACACCTGCAGCAGGCCGAGACCCACGAGGACGGCACCAGCACCATCGTGGTGGTGGGCGGCGAGCGCTTCACGGTGGAGGCCTTCGACTTCAGCCACCCCTACCTGAGTGCCGAGGTCCGGCTGTGGCCGCTGGAGGCCGCCCCGCCCGGTCAGGAACAGGTGGTGCAGGCCAGCGCCCGCAAGCTGCTCAGCGACCTGCTGCGCCTGCGCCCCGCCGAGGCGGACCTGATCCGCGCCAACGCCCCCGAAGACCCCACGCTGCTCGCAAGTTTTGCCGCCAACCTGCTGCCGGGCCTGGGCGGCCAGGGCCGCGAGGACGCCCTGCGTGCTCCTGGCCTGCTGGACCGTCTGGACGTGCTGCTGGGCGCGGTGCCCCGTGACATGAAGCTGATGAACTGA
- a CDS encoding GntR family transcriptional regulator, whose protein sequence is MSDTPSRDIPSGDPHSRQAELLGLLAAQVGAHSRLPVYLQLRQALAQTIHDGTLRPGDALPAVRAVASALGLAPNTVAKTYALLQDDGLTENRAGAGTRVRMDSAAGQRGALLDLRRCLQELRAAGISAQTLRAITEEELAD, encoded by the coding sequence ATGAGCGACACCCCGTCCAGAGACATCCCGTCTGGCGATCCCCATTCCAGGCAGGCCGAGCTGCTTGGCCTGCTGGCCGCCCAGGTGGGGGCCCACAGCCGCCTGCCGGTGTACCTGCAGCTGCGGCAGGCGCTGGCGCAGACCATTCACGACGGCACGCTGCGGCCCGGCGACGCTCTGCCCGCCGTGCGCGCGGTGGCCTCGGCACTGGGGCTGGCCCCCAACACGGTGGCCAAGACCTACGCCCTGCTGCAGGACGACGGCCTGACCGAGAACCGCGCCGGAGCAGGCACGCGGGTGCGGATGGACAGCGCGGCGGGCCAGCGCGGCGCCCTGCTGGACCTGCGCCGATGCCTGCAGGAGTTGAGGGCCGCCGGGATCAGTGCACAGACCCTGCGCGCCATCACCGAGGAAGAACTGGCAGATTAA
- the rpsP gene encoding 30S ribosomal protein S16, whose amino-acid sequence MVKIRLSRFGSTHNPHYRIVVTDSRVSRDGGYIENLGHYDPRKTSETYLKVNAERAQYWIGVGAQPTDTARRLLKSQGVKFS is encoded by the coding sequence ATGGTCAAGATTCGCCTGTCCCGCTTCGGTTCCACCCACAACCCCCACTACCGCATCGTCGTGACCGACAGCCGCGTTTCCCGTGACGGCGGCTACATCGAGAACCTGGGTCACTACGACCCCCGCAAGACCTCCGAGACGTACCTGAAGGTCAACGCCGAGCGCGCCCAGTACTGGATCGGCGTCGGCGCGCAGCCCACCGACACCGCCCGCCGCCTGCTGAAGTCCCAGGGCGTCAAGTTCTCCTGA
- the rimM gene encoding ribosome maturation factor RimM (Essential for efficient processing of 16S rRNA) — protein sequence MSEANTAGTEVTRLGHFLGPHGVQGGVKVYVLGDAAQFRGLKRVYVEGRGWLKIMRTTPLAPGVALQLAGLSSREGAEALRGLNVYAADDELPIPEDGVYYFHELRGLTLSDAEGVELGTVKDVLDAGHQDLLVVTHGGGEALIPLQAPYVTVHLNAKQRPQSLSLTADAPEGLLGEADENIAEPDRDGA from the coding sequence ATGAGCGAAGCGAACACCGCCGGCACCGAAGTCACCCGCCTGGGTCACTTCCTGGGACCGCACGGCGTCCAGGGAGGCGTCAAGGTGTACGTGCTGGGAGACGCCGCGCAGTTTAGGGGGCTCAAACGGGTCTACGTCGAGGGACGCGGCTGGCTCAAGATCATGCGGACCACCCCGCTGGCTCCCGGCGTGGCCTTGCAACTGGCGGGCCTGTCCTCGCGCGAGGGGGCCGAGGCGCTGCGCGGCCTGAACGTCTACGCCGCCGACGACGAACTGCCCATCCCCGAAGACGGGGTGTACTACTTCCACGAACTGCGCGGCCTGACCCTCAGCGACGCGGAAGGTGTGGAACTGGGAACGGTGAAAGATGTGCTGGACGCCGGACATCAGGACCTGCTGGTGGTCACGCACGGCGGCGGGGAGGCGCTGATTCCGCTGCAGGCGCCATATGTCACGGTCCACCTGAATGCCAAGCAGCGCCCGCAGTCGCTCTCGCTGACTGCCGACGCGCCGGAAGGCTTGCTGGGCGAGGCCGACGAGAACATAGCCGAACCGGATCGGGACGGCGCTTGA